The segment AATACCTTTTCATACAGAACAGCAGAAGATTTTATATATTATTTATTATTCTGTATGGAGCAACTTAAACTCAATCCAGAACGTACTGAAGTTGTATTAATGGGGAACATTGAAAAAGAAAGCGATGTTTTTGAAATACTCTATACATATGTAAGAAATGTATCTTTCGCTTCAGAAAACTTTTCTGATTTATCTTTTTCTGAAAAAATGAATAAGCATCAACATTTCGTGTTAAAAAACAGTTTATAATGCGCATAATTTCTGGAACACATAAAGGAAGACGATTAATTGCTCCAAAAACACTTCCTGTTAGACCTACTACTGATTTTGCCAAGGAAGCACTCTTCAATATTTTGGGAAATTCACTTTATTTTAATGAAATTAGCTTGTTAGATTTATTTGCCGGTACCGGAAATATTAGTTACGAATTTGCTTCACGCGGGACCGAAAAAATTACAGCAGTAGATGTTCATCACGGCTGTGTAAAATACATAAAGAAAACAGCTGAGGAATTAGAGTTTCCTATTGAAACTATAAAATCTGATGTAATAAAATACCTCTCGGCTGTATCATCTAAGTTCGATGTTGTTTTCGCCGACCCACCGTATAAGTTTGAAGTTCAACAGTTCGAGGAAATTATAGGAAAAATCTTTCAAAACGACTTGATAAATACAAACGGATTAGTTATCATTGAACACTCAAAAGACACCGATCTTTCACACTTGTCTCAATTTAAAGAGTTTCGCAGGTACGGTGGGTCTGTCTTTAGTTTTTTTCAGTTATAAAGCATATGTTATCCCCAGAACCTATTTTAGTAGAATTAGAATTCGGTACTCTTGAAATACACGAAAATTGCGTTATTTCAACCATTAATGAAGGTATTCTTTTTGATAAAGAAGAACGTAAAAAAATGTATGAAGTTTTTGAGAAGTATTTTGAAGGGAAACCCTTTATTTATATTTCAAATCGAAAAAACGATTACACTGTTAACCCAACAAGCTACTTACAGGAAGACCATTTTAGCAACCATTTAGTAGGAATGGCCGTGTTGTGCTACTCTCAATCTTCTTATGATAATGCACTATTTGAAAAACAGTTCTACAAACGTGCCTTCAATGTTTTTTATACCGTTGAGGCGTGTAAACTTTGGGCAAAAGAAATTTTACATAACAAAAACTAGTTGTTTTATTAAATTATCAAATAGTTTGTTAAATAAATAAAAAAATCTTATACTACCTTAAGTAATTTTCCTCCCCATTCAATAAAGAGATACGGATGACGTATACTCGATTAATAACTCGTTATGAGTTTACAACCTTTTAAAACAATTGACCTTAGTTACATGTCACTTGAATTGTATGAAAACTATGTGGTTTCAACAATTAAAGAAGGAACTTCGTTTGATTTTCCGCATTTGGCAGAATTTTTTGAAATACTTGAAAATTATTATAATGGAAAAGCTATTGTTTCTATAGCACAAAGAATACACGATTACACCGTTAACCCGACCTGTTATATGGTCGCTTCTAAAAAACTAAATCTAATTGGAATTGCCATAGTATGCTCA is part of the Marixanthomonas ophiurae genome and harbors:
- a CDS encoding RsmD family RNA methyltransferase, coding for MRIISGTHKGRRLIAPKTLPVRPTTDFAKEALFNILGNSLYFNEISLLDLFAGTGNISYEFASRGTEKITAVDVHHGCVKYIKKTAEELEFPIETIKSDVIKYLSAVSSKFDVVFADPPYKFEVQQFEEIIGKIFQNDLINTNGLVIIEHSKDTDLSHLSQFKEFRRYGGSVFSFFQL